The following nucleotide sequence is from Candidatus Aminicenantes bacterium.
ACAAGGGAGTTCCCCGGGGATCAATCACCCGTACGATTAATTCCAGCTGGTTGACCCGGACATACTCGCGGATCTGTTCCTGAGGGAAAGCGGCGCCGGTGGTGATCATTAGAATGAGAGAGAAAAACAACAGGATATCGAGCCGACGGTGGCGAAAAATTGCGTTCATGGTACCTCTCTTGGTTATGGTCTCCAGAGCCCCTTTCATGGTTGATCTGTAGCTTCACGGCCGGTTGAGCCGGATCCGGGTAAACGGTTCAGCCTTTGCAGCCAGTATTCGGCTTTGGCCCTCACCATGGAATCCGGATCCACCCGAACGATGCGTTTGAGTTCGGGAACGGCCCGGCTGGAATGGAAACGCGTGATCAGCACGAGAAGATCTCCCCGCAGTTTCGCCGACTCGGTGGCGGCGAATTCCCGCAGCAATGCTTCCCAGGCGAACCCTGGTTTTATGCTGGTGAGGATTTCAATGGCGGCACGGCGAACGTGGGCGTCGCTTTCCAATGCAGGATCCGCGGCGTTTATCAAGTGCTTCAGGTGCTTGCGATCACCGGCGCGGATCTGATCGCACCAAAGATCCAGACGCAAGACACGGGCATCATCCGACCAGGGCCCCTCAGCGTAATTTTCCAGCAGGCGGCTGAGCATTGTCAGTGCCCGCCGGCGCATGACCGACGCCTCGTTCCGTTGATTCCTGGAGCGGCGGAAACAGGCATAGGCATTCCAGAAAAGAGCTTCTTCCAGCAGCGGGCTTTCAATGAAATTCATAATGAAAAAATCAAGCGCCTGTTGCGCCGATTCCCACTGGTGGTTGTACAGGTGGACTTTGCCTTCAGCCAGGATATCAGGCGCTTTGATCTCCAATTTTAGAACGACCGGCATCAACTCTCTTTTATCTTGTTGCCATGATATGGTCAGGTGGTAGATCTCGGACAAGGCGTTGGGATTCACGGCCTGGATTTTCCACTTGCCTGGTTTGACCTGGCGAAACCGCCATTCCCCAAGCGTGTTTGACCGCGTCTGGCGGGGATTGGCAGCTGAACCGGAAGCGCTCAGCAGTATGACCCGGGCGCCGGTTACGGCCGCGCCGTTGGCGTCTTCCACCCGGCCGCGAAGATCAAATGCAACCCGCGGTTCCGTGGCTGGATTCGTAACGGCGGTTGCCAGCACGGATCCAGATAAAATTGAGATGGCGATAAAGCTAGATAACCGGTGCACGTTCAGCCTCCAAACGGGAATCAGGGCCATCGCCGGATAACAACAGGCGGATGCGTTCCAACATGCGTCGCTCGGCAATGATTCGTGGCAACCACTCCGGATCCCACTGGAATGTCGCGGAGTGGTTACGGATTTCCTGCAACAGCAGGGATGTTTCTTCCAGTATAAGTTGCGCTTCCGGGGAGATGTGTTCAACTCCACTCAAGCAACGGTTCTGAAACAACAGGCGGTCGAGTGTTTGTTTTCCGGGTACGGATGCGACAGTGACGGGAAGTCCCTTGTTTCCAGTGTCCAGGAGCAGGAGTTCCAGGTCCCCGAGGTACTGGTTCCATTCACTCCGGGTCACGACCGCTTGAGGCAGTGTTGTCGCTGACGGGGGAGCCTGCCGGCGGTTCAACCAGAGCCCGGCTCCCAAACCAATGGCGAAAATCAAAAAAGCGGCCGCCAAACGCAGCAGGTGGATGGGCCGGGTTTGTAGCGGCTTTTCCAGGTTTGCCCGGATCCGCCTCCAGGTGGCGTCTCCAGTGACGGCGCGGGGTTCCATGAGCGCCTGTGTCAGTTCATGCATCAGGTGTCTGGTGTGCGTGTACGCTTTGGCGCATTGTGCACAATCGCGCAGGTGTTCGCTGATCCTTTCCCTCTCATTGGCGGAAATCTCACGGTAGTAGAACAAATGCATCCTGCGGCGGACGGCATTACACTTCATCGGTATCTCCAGGGCTTGTGATCTCCCGGCGCAGCCGCCGGACAGCGCGGTAAAGGTGGCGTTTAACCGTTCCTTCCGTGCATTTCATGATAACGGCGATTTCGCGGATGGGCAGGCCGTTGAAGTGTTTGAGGACCAGGGCCATGCGTTGCTTGGCCGGCAGGCGGGTCAAAGCGGCACGCAAAAGCTTTCGTCTCTGCTCTGTTTCGGCCAGGGATTCCGGGGAATCGAAGCGATCAGATACCTGTTCGGAATCAAGCAGATAGAACTCTTCCATATGGATGCGACGGGTTTTGCGGCGGCGCATGGAATCCAGGCAGGCATTGGATACGATGCGATACAACCAGGTGCGGAATGAGGCCCGTTCCGCCCGGAAAGAGGCTATATTGCGGAAAGCCCTTAAAAACGCTTCCTGGATTAAGTCTTCACTTTCCGCACCGCCACCGGTGAAACGCCAGATCAACGCCTGGACCATCGGGCGATGAATGCTGTACAATTGTCTCATAGCCTGGTGATTTCCGGCTTTGGCTAGATAAACCAATCCGGCGACCTCCTCTGTATTGTGATCATAGTTTGGACGCGATGAAGGGTCGTTGGGTTGACTTCCCGGCTGCGGCTTGTTTCGCTCGGATGGATTCATGCGCGTTGCTCTTTGAACGGACATTGCGGTGGGGTTGTGAGTGATGGCTCACTCCGATCCCACGAGTCGTGGCGGTTCATGGTGCGCCATCTCCTTGATCCACCGGCTTTTCGGCATGCAAGCGCCGCAGTTCACGTTGGAGTTCCGTGATGCGCCTTTTTAAAGCCGGGAACAGGGGCGGGGCATCAGACTCCGCCTCATTCAGGATTTGGTTGTAGACTTCAAGGGCAGCGTGGGGTTTTCCCGCATTTTCCAAAGCCTGGGCGGCGAAAAGGAAAGGGATCGGATCATACGGAACCAATTTTCCTCCGGCCAGGTACGCCCTTACGGCTGCTTCCGTTTCGCCGGCGATAAGGTGGGCGTTGGCCAGGGAGAGATGATAGGCCGCCTCTTCCGGAACCAGGTTCACGGCATGCAGGAAATCCCTTTTTGCGGCCGCGGTGTGACCGGACACCAGGAGTACGATGCCGCGGAAATGGCCGGCCTCATGATGGTCCGGTCGGATCTGCAGCACCCGGTTGAATTGCATTAGGGCCGATTGATTTTCCCCGGCCAGGAAATGGGTCAATCCCAGTTGAAAAAGCGGTTCGGGTAGACCGGGTGATCGTTCAACCGCTTTGCGGATGTGAATGACCGCCGCCTCGTATTGATGCATCCAGCGGTGAATCAAACCACTGACCATCCAGTAATGGGGATTGTCTGGCTCGCGTGCCAGGGCGTGTTTCAGGTCGGAAACAGCTTCCGGAAGACGCTGCTGCATTGCACGGGCCATGGCTCGTCCAGCCCAGGCCTGTACTTTTCCCGGGTCCAATGCCAGTGCGCGGGTAAAATCCGCTTCCGCGACTTCGGGATCATTGGTTTCCAAAGAGACTTTGCCGCGCATGATAAGGGGCTCGGGGTTGAGGGGAAGGCGTTTGATCAGGAGGGAAAAGTCACTCTTCGCGGACGGCAGGTTCCCCATGTGGAATCGGGCCCGTCCGCGGTCGGACAAGGCGCTTGAATCACCCGGGTCGACTTTGAGAATTCGGCTGTACTCTTGCGCGGCCCGGGCAAAATCACGGTTCAGGTAGAAGGCCGCCGCCAGTTGACGGCGTGAATCACTTCTTCGCGGGTGTCGGGCCAGCGCGCGGTGGAAAGAGCGGATGGCCATGAAAAGGTTGCCCTGTCGGGCATACACCACTCCGAGATCGTGCAATGCGCTGGACCAGGTGGGTTTCAGCCGTACGGCGCGTGTCAGGTCCCTTTGCGCCGAGATCGGATTGTTGATGTGAAAATGGCAGACACCCCTGAAATACCAGGCGTCGCCGGCATCTGTTTCGTTGTCAATCGCGCGGGTGAAAAAGCGTATCGCCGTGCGCCATTTTTCCTGGAACATGACGATGACGCCTTGATTAAACAGCGAATCAACATGATGCGGATCTCGCTCTAGTGCGGCCGCAAAGGATTGGCCGGCGGCATCGATTTTTCCTTTGACGGCCAGAACGATGCCTCGGTTAACAAGCGGCTCCGGCCAGGCGGGATCGATTTCTTTTGCCCGATCCAAACATTGCAGCGCCGTCCCGTGATCCTTTTGCAGGGCGGCAATAACACCCTGTTGATTCCAGGTTTCCGCAAGTTGCGGGGCTCTGGAAACCGCGTCCATGGTGTCTGTTCCCGCTTGACGAGCCCGCGCCAGTGACAACAGGGCATTGCCGCGGAACAGGGTGATCATTCCATTGCGTGAAGGCGGTGAATGCCTCAGTGCCGTACTCCATGCCGGGACGGCCCGGCGTGGGCGATGCTGCAGAAAATGGCAGATCCCGCTTGTGAAAAGCGCCAGGTCACGGCAATGTTGTTTCCAGTCGGATTGCAGGGTGAAACGTCCCGGAAGAGGGCATGTAGCCGGCCGCAACTGTTTGTGGAGACGTTGCTTTGTTGCGGCAGTGCGGATGGTGTTTTCGGCAAGGCGTACGTGCATGACCACGACGACCGCGTCTGCTGTTGCCCCGTACCAGCCCCAGATAACCATGTCGGCTCGATGCCGCCTCAACAGGGTGCTGGCTGAATCGCCGTCCAGGTTCTCGGCGATCGGTTTGTCGAGGTGGATGAGGCGGATATTCGGCTGGTCAATGGTTTCGCGCCTGATGTGATCCATCAGAACGGCGGATACCGGGTAGAGTTCCGGGCTGGGTCCTGTAAACCCCGTCACCACAATACGAAACGCATTGGTGCTCCTTTGGTGCAATGCGTGGTAAAACTGGAAACCTGCCGGCACCAGCAGGGCAAAGATCAGGATCAGGGCGTGAACTTTCGTCCAGAGTTTCAAAGGCCGGTCGCAGAGAAAACGGGAATGGTGGATGAGGGGAGAGTCGGTATCTACCACAATGGCAAACAGCCAGCAGGCAGCGGCGAGAAAAAACTGCAGAACAAAACGTCTGCAACTGAGTGGGGTAAACACAATGGGAGCGGCCGCCGCCAATCCGGATAGAAACAACAGTGCGGCGATGATCCGCAGAGATGGCTTGCGGCGAAACCACACATCTCTGCGCAGAAAGAATTTCGTGCGCAGCAATGGATACCTGTTCATCGGTTTGACCTCTGGCATTTTAGTCCAGGGCGCTTTGGGATTGCAACCGCAGACGCAAGCCGAGTTCGGAATTCACGTTGCTTTAACCTGATTTTCACAAGAAATTCATCAGACTGTTTTAGGTTTGGTGTGTGAGGACAAGTATGACCGGTTATGCAAACAATCTTGAAAACGGTTTACCGGCTGAATACTACAGCGATCTGGATCAATACCTGGCGGGGCGTCGCTTGCCCCTGAAGCTGGATGAGTTCATGGGTCTGGAATTCAGTTATTTTCTGAGTTGGCGGCACAACCAGACCCCGATGAGGAGCCAACCACATCGAAAGAACCAGGCAACCGGAACGCGGTAACCGTTTTCTCTCAGCTTGAATCATGTGAGTATATCGCTTTTCCCCTCCGGCATTGATTTTTCTCAAAGGAATTGCTATAACGTGGACTTTGAGGCGGAGAAAATTTACAAACCCGTCCGGGGAGGTTGCATGAAATGGATGCGTGGCGGTGCGATCTGGTGGACTGCCGCGGTGTTATTGATGGTTGCCGGATGTCGCAATCGCACCCTGGACGTGGAGCGCGTAGAGAACCTGCTCGAAGATCAGAGCATCCTGATTCAAAAATACATCGACGGCATTCAGATGGCCGGCAAGCTCGAGGATGTGACGGATCGCATGCAAGAATATTTATCCGGCATTCATCGCCTTACCCCGGATATAAACCTCCATCTTGATGCGGCACGACGGTCCGGAAATGCATTGAAGGATCCACAGAAAAACGCTCTGGCCAGAATGGTCAGCATTCTGAGGCTCATGGAGCATCTTGTTCAGATGGAGCTTCAGCGTTTTGGGAACCATTCGCGCATTGCCGAAATGCAGACCGCGCTGGTGGAAGCCTATCAACAAATCGATGTCGCGGATCTGCCGGTAAAGGAAGAACGGATTCGTCAGGCCTATAACGATTTGCTGGAAGGGCGAATCCACGGAGATGGCGCGCTGGCAAATCTATCTCGCCACCTGGGCCGGGCCAGCCTGACATCCAAGTTGAAAATCACCATGCACACCCTTACCGAACTGGGTAAAGCGCTGGCTCAATATGTTGAGGAATACGGTTACGCCCCGGAGATTGATTCCATAAATGACTTGCACCTCTACCCCCGTTTTGCCCCCTATTTTCGGAACCTGATAATCAAGGACGCCTGGGGGAATGATCTTTACTATCGGTCCGACGGGGCGCGCTTCTGGATTGCCTCAGCCGGAAGTGACGGCAAATTCCAGGGTTTTGATCAGGAAGGTGTGTATCGGGATTACTTTGGCCGTGACCTCATTTTTTCCGGCAAACGGTTCGTGTTCTGGCCGGATTTTCGCCGATCCTGACCTGTTTTTCCAATTATCGGGCCTTGCAGGCGGGCTGCGATCTCCATGTGATCCGATTGGGGGAAGTTGTCGATTAAGGCGCATTCCATCAGGACAAATCCCCGCTCAAGCAGGAATCCCAGGTCTCGGCTGAATGTGGCCGAGTCGCATGAGAAGATGACCATTTCCACGGGAGGGGCACAAGCGAGCGCGTTGAGTACCCGGGCGGGGATGCCTTTGCGGGGAGGGTCCGCCCACCACTAGCACCTCCCCCTCGCCACTGGCCCCTTTCGGTACTCGTAGAAGGTAGAAAAAATCACGGTTTTTTTATTCGTTCTTCCTTATTCGTTATTCCTTGATTTTCATCACAGAACCCGGAAGATCCCTCATCACCAGGACCTCAAGAACTTCATCACAGGAACGAGTCAGAGACAGGCGACAGGGGTAGGGGCGGTTCGCGAGCTGCCCTCTATGCGCGGCCCAGTTTGGAGAGGATATTCGAGGTGGAGTTCCGGGTGCGGATGGGAAAGAGCAACAGCCGCCCTCCCCGCGCTTCGACTTCCCGGTATTCCGATACTTCCCGGGCCGGATAATCTCCGCCCTTGACCAGGACATCCAGCCGGGGCATGGATCGGATCAAATCCCGGGGAGTATCCTCTGCAAAATGGACTACCCAAGAAACCGGCTTCAGCGCCGCCAGGATCTCCATGCGTTCTTCAAGGGGAAAAACCGGACGGGAAGGCCCTTTCAGCCGGCGCACCGACTCATCGTCATTGACCCCCACCACCAGGATGTCTCCCTGGCGGCGGGCAAACCAGAGCAATTCGATGTGGCCGCCGTGCAACAGGTCAAAAACTCCGTTGGTAAAAACCACCCGCGCCCCGGCGTTCTTCTCTATTCGGCGCGCGAGTTCATCACGGCTTTTCAGGATCTTCATTTTCCATCCGGGGAGTAGAATTCCCGGTTTTCAGCAGAATGTTGTCGCTGAAACTCCACTGGTGGGGAATACGCACCACGCCTACGTCGCGGTGGGTCGATGTCACGCGGAAGGTGTACTGGAAATGGTGATAGTCAAACGGATATCCGTCACGCTTGTGCACCGCCACATCCAGGAAATAGGTGCCGTTCACGAGATCGATGCGGGGAATACTCACCCGGACCTTTCCCCGCCCACGAAATGACTTGGATACGAACCGCTCGATCACGGTATTGGTTCCGTAACAGCAGGTGCCTCCGGCATCAAAAATGCCGATACCGAATGCAAAATCGGTCTGGGCTTCGGGAGACGTCACCTCGAACACCACTTCGCACCCTTCTCCGGCCTCGTAGATGTATTTTTCACATCCTTTCGCGTCCAGCATGCGCACATTCGAGATTTCAACCTCTCCCGATCCCCAGCGCTTTTCGATTCCGGCAGTCGGCTCTTCTGCGGCTTCCGTCTCCGCCTGGTGCCGTTCTTCCGCCTTTTTTTCATCCTTTTTACCGATATATTGCAAGTAGGCGTCCACCACCCGCTTGGGGTAACCGCGCATGCTGATGCGGCCGTCCTTCAACCAGATCACTTCATCGCTGATCCGCTCCACCGTATCCAGGTCGTGGGAAACAAACACGATGGTCTTGTTTTTGCGACGGAATTCGTTGATCTTGTCCAGGCACTTGGGTACGAATGAGGCATCGCCCACGGCCAGGACTTCATCGATCAGGAGAATATCCGGATCCACGTGGGTGGCGATGGAAAAGCCAAGCCTCATGTACATGCCGGAAGAGTAGGTTTTTACCGGGCTGTCGATAAAATCCTCCAGCTCCGCGAACGCCACGATTTCGTCGAACTTCTCCTGGATTTTGCGCTTGGTCAGGCCCAGGATGATGCCGTTTATAAAGATGTTTTCCCGCCCGGAAATCTCGGGGTGGAATCCCGCCCCCAGTTCAATCAGGGCGGAAATACGTCCGCGGGTGATCATCTCCCCCATCGAGGGTTTGCTGATCCCGGACAGGATTTTCAGCAAGGTGCTTTTGCCGGAGCCGTTTTCGCCGATAATGCTGAGGGTATGGCCGGACGAGACTTCGAAATCGACCCCGCGCAGGGCTTCAAAATGGTCCTGGCTGCGCAATTCCTGCAGCAATGTACGGTTGACCAGGGCGCTCTTGAGGGTCAGGAACTTGTGGCGGTTGGCATAGCGGCGGTAGAACTTGTGAATGTTGCGGGCCTCGATGGCGTTCATGATCAGACCTCTTCCACGAATGTGTCCCGCAACTTGTCGAACACGGTGTAACCGACCCAGAGCAGTATCAATCCGACCAGCAGTGTTACCGGCAATTTCTTCCAATGGGGCAGCGAACCAAACACAAAGGTATAGTGATAGGCCTCGATGATGTGGGTCATGGGATTGAGCGAGAGCACCATCACCAGGGGTTTGTGTTGCTGGATGGCCGGGATCATGAAGGGATAGATAATGGGGGTGGCAAAAAACCATAAAGTCAAGAGGTTGGAAAGAATGTCCTTGAGGTCGCGGAAATGCACCGTCAGGGCCGCCACCAGGAAGCTCATGCCCAGCGTAAAGACCAGTTGGACCAGCACGGCCACGGGCAGAAACAACACCCACCAGGTCAGGGGCATGTCTTTGCCGAAAAACAGGATGAACAGCACCAGGATGGGCAGGCCCAAGAGAAAGTGGATCAGGTTGGTAAGCACCGTGGTAATGGGCAATACTTCCAGGGGGAACTTGATTTTCTTGATCAGGTTGCTGTTGATAAACAACACGTTGGCCGATTCCAGCACCGAGGAGTTGAACCAGATCCAGGGCAGCAGGCCGGTAAAAAGGAAAATCGAGTAGTTCATCCCCGTAATCATGGTGTTTTCCACCCGGCCGCTGCTGGTGGGCAGAATCACCCCGAACACAATCGAATACACCGCCAGCAGCAATAGCGGGTTGAGAAAACTCCAGAAAAAACCGAACACCGTGCCCCGGTAGCGCGCTTTCAACTCGCGGCTGACCAGGGTGACGATCAACTGGCGATATTTAGCCAGTTCCCGAATCTTGTTTATCATAGTCACGTCCAGAAAGAAGAGACTCCATTTCACGGGAATATTCACCCTCGGAGCGGAAAACCACCAGGGGCGGCAGAAGGTCGATGTCTCCCCGATGACGTTCCAATTGTACCAGAAAACGCCCCGGCTTGTCATGCGCAAAGGAGTGGACGCGCCGCAGTCGACGTGGAAACAGGCCAAGTTGTACTCCCAGGTCCATCAGTTCCTTTTCCCGCAGGGCCGGAAGAATGAGGCACGCCTTGCCCTCGCCGGACAGCAGCGAAGCCAGCGCCTCCATGAA
It contains:
- a CDS encoding RNA polymerase sigma factor, whose amino-acid sequence is MSVQRATRMNPSERNKPQPGSQPNDPSSRPNYDHNTEEVAGLVYLAKAGNHQAMRQLYSIHRPMVQALIWRFTGGGAESEDLIQEAFLRAFRNIASFRAERASFRTWLYRIVSNACLDSMRRRKTRRIHMEEFYLLDSEQVSDRFDSPESLAETEQRRKLLRAALTRLPAKQRMALVLKHFNGLPIREIAVIMKCTEGTVKRHLYRAVRRLRREITSPGDTDEV
- a CDS encoding tetratricopeptide repeat protein — encoded protein: MPEVKPMNRYPLLRTKFFLRRDVWFRRKPSLRIIAALLFLSGLAAAAPIVFTPLSCRRFVLQFFLAAACWLFAIVVDTDSPLIHHSRFLCDRPLKLWTKVHALILIFALLVPAGFQFYHALHQRSTNAFRIVVTGFTGPSPELYPVSAVLMDHIRRETIDQPNIRLIHLDKPIAENLDGDSASTLLRRHRADMVIWGWYGATADAVVVVMHVRLAENTIRTAATKQRLHKQLRPATCPLPGRFTLQSDWKQHCRDLALFTSGICHFLQHRPRRAVPAWSTALRHSPPSRNGMITLFRGNALLSLARARQAGTDTMDAVSRAPQLAETWNQQGVIAALQKDHGTALQCLDRAKEIDPAWPEPLVNRGIVLAVKGKIDAAGQSFAAALERDPHHVDSLFNQGVIVMFQEKWRTAIRFFTRAIDNETDAGDAWYFRGVCHFHINNPISAQRDLTRAVRLKPTWSSALHDLGVVYARQGNLFMAIRSFHRALARHPRRSDSRRQLAAAFYLNRDFARAAQEYSRILKVDPGDSSALSDRGRARFHMGNLPSAKSDFSLLIKRLPLNPEPLIMRGKVSLETNDPEVAEADFTRALALDPGKVQAWAGRAMARAMQQRLPEAVSDLKHALAREPDNPHYWMVSGLIHRWMHQYEAAVIHIRKAVERSPGLPEPLFQLGLTHFLAGENQSALMQFNRVLQIRPDHHEAGHFRGIVLLVSGHTAAAKRDFLHAVNLVPEEAAYHLSLANAHLIAGETEAAVRAYLAGGKLVPYDPIPFLFAAQALENAGKPHAALEVYNQILNEAESDAPPLFPALKRRITELQRELRRLHAEKPVDQGDGAP
- a CDS encoding D-glycero-beta-D-manno-heptose 1-phosphate adenylyltransferase; translation: MKILKSRDELARRIEKNAGARVVFTNGVFDLLHGGHIELLWFARRQGDILVVGVNDDESVRRLKGPSRPVFPLEERMEILAALKPVSWVVHFAEDTPRDLIRSMPRLDVLVKGGDYPAREVSEYREVEARGGRLLLFPIRTRNSTSNILSKLGRA
- a CDS encoding ABC transporter ATP-binding protein: MNAIEARNIHKFYRRYANRHKFLTLKSALVNRTLLQELRSQDHFEALRGVDFEVSSGHTLSIIGENGSGKSTLLKILSGISKPSMGEMITRGRISALIELGAGFHPEISGRENIFINGIILGLTKRKIQEKFDEIVAFAELEDFIDSPVKTYSSGMYMRLGFSIATHVDPDILLIDEVLAVGDASFVPKCLDKINEFRRKNKTIVFVSHDLDTVERISDEVIWLKDGRISMRGYPKRVVDAYLQYIGKKDEKKAEERHQAETEAAEEPTAGIEKRWGSGEVEISNVRMLDAKGCEKYIYEAGEGCEVVFEVTSPEAQTDFAFGIGIFDAGGTCCYGTNTVIERFVSKSFRGRGKVRVSIPRIDLVNGTYFLDVAVHKRDGYPFDYHHFQYTFRVTSTHRDVGVVRIPHQWSFSDNILLKTGNSTPRMENEDPEKP
- a CDS encoding ABC transporter permease, yielding MINKIRELAKYRQLIVTLVSRELKARYRGTVFGFFWSFLNPLLLLAVYSIVFGVILPTSSGRVENTMITGMNYSIFLFTGLLPWIWFNSSVLESANVLFINSNLIKKIKFPLEVLPITTVLTNLIHFLLGLPILVLFILFFGKDMPLTWWVLFLPVAVLVQLVFTLGMSFLVAALTVHFRDLKDILSNLLTLWFFATPIIYPFMIPAIQQHKPLVMVLSLNPMTHIIEAYHYTFVFGSLPHWKKLPVTLLVGLILLWVGYTVFDKLRDTFVEEV